A segment of the Nitrospirota bacterium genome:
CCGCGCAATTTTCCCGCTGGAACGAATTTGTTTACCATTTAACAATGGTGCTGATGAAAGTTGACAGGGCCAGCATGCATCATTCGCTTGAAGTGCGTGTTCCCTTGCTCGACCGCGAGGTGATAGAAGTCGCAGCAAAAATTGACTGGCGGGATTGCATGAACGCTGATCAGGGAATGGGGAAATTACCGTTAAGGCGCACATTGGCCAGATACGTAAAGCATACGACTTACGCAAAGCGCGGCTTTGAAGTCCCGATGGCGGCATGGCTCAGGACATCGTTGAAAGGGTTTTTCGAGGAATTCGTCCTGAAACGGCCTGACATCCTGGGGCTTGAAATTAATCGAAAGGCCTTGCGCAGAATATTTGAACTGCATGTTAACGGAGAGCGCAACTATGCATGGGGGCTTTGGCCGCTGCTCAGCCTCTCTTTGTGGGACAAAAGACATTACAGCCGCGCATGAGAAAAAATGAACACATCCCTCCACTGGTGACAATCGCCATACCGACATTTAACAGGGGGAACAGCTATTTAAAGGATTCACTCAAAAGCGCAGTGAGTCAGACGTATTCAAATGTTGAGATAATCGTTTCAGACAATGCCTCAACGGACAACACGGAAGAACTTGTGAGGGCATTCAATGATCCGCGGATAAGATATTTCAGGCACAGCAGCAATAGAGGAGCTACGCACAATACTAATTTCTGTGTACAACAGGCACGAGGAGATTATTTCCTGCTTTTACACGATGATGATCTCATAGACAATGATTTTTTAAGCTCATGCATGGAAGCCGTGAATTACGATACCTGTTTCGGTGTGGTCCTTACAGGGACCCGCATAATTGACAGTGACGGCGCAATAGTACGTGAAGATACGAATAAGGCGGAGGGGTTTTCAACAACGGATTTTTTTCTTTCCTGGTTTGATTATAAGGTGCCTGTATATCTTTGCAGCACGCTGTTTAATACCGGAAGATTAAGGGAAATGGGCGGGTTCAAGTCTCCGAAAAATCTTTATGATGATGCCGCTGCACTGTTTCAGCTGGCAGCCAAATTCGGGAGGAAAGACGTGCGTGATGTTAAAGCCGGTTTTCGCAGACATTCCGACAACAGCGGTTCGGTGGCCTTGCTTAGTGACTGGTGTGAGGACAGCCTTTATCTATTAAACGTTATGTGTGATCTGGCCGGGGACAAAAAGGAACTTCTGAGAAACAAAGGGATGACTTATTTCTGCATTGTAAACTATATCTATGCAGCGAATATACCAACTTTTATAAAGCGTATTTATGCTTATTTTACAGTCTATAAAAAGTTTGAATATTCCTATTCTCCCTTTCATTACATTTTCGCCCGTAACATGTTGTATAACTCGGCCTGCCGCATTCTGGGCTTCCTTAAAAGGCAAATGAGAAAAGCATTGTCATTTGCGCCGGTGCAATAATGCGAAAAGACCGACCGTTGTTTTCGATAATAATGCCGAACTACAACAAGGGGAAATATATTAAAGAGAGCATTGAAAGTGTTTTAGCGCAGAACTTTACCAACTGGGAATTAGTCATCGCTGATGATGCGTCCACTGATAATTCATTGGACGTTATAAAGACATTTCTCAATGACAGGAAAATAAAATTGATCAGGAACGAAACCAACAAAGGCGTCGCATACGCTGCAAAACAGGCGGTTGAAGCCTCCTCCGGCGAGATAATCGGCACACTGGATTCCGATGATGTCCTTCTTGAGGATGCATTAACGGTCATGGTTGACGAACATATGTCGAA
Coding sequences within it:
- a CDS encoding glycosyltransferase — translated: MRKNEHIPPLVTIAIPTFNRGNSYLKDSLKSAVSQTYSNVEIIVSDNASTDNTEELVRAFNDPRIRYFRHSSNRGATHNTNFCVQQARGDYFLLLHDDDLIDNDFLSSCMEAVNYDTCFGVVLTGTRIIDSDGAIVREDTNKAEGFSTTDFFLSWFDYKVPVYLCSTLFNTGRLREMGGFKSPKNLYDDAAALFQLAAKFGRKDVRDVKAGFRRHSDNSGSVALLSDWCEDSLYLLNVMCDLAGDKKELLRNKGMTYFCIVNYIYAANIPTFIKRIYAYFTVYKKFEYSYSPFHYIFARNMLYNSACRILGFLKRQMRKALSFAPVQ